The Seriola aureovittata isolate HTS-2021-v1 ecotype China chromosome 12, ASM2101889v1, whole genome shotgun sequence genome window below encodes:
- the agfg1b gene encoding arf-GAP domain and FG repeat-containing protein 1b isoform X1 produces the protein MAPVFVKLLCFPQFPCRRSGLSVAQSPPDRPLSKVSAWPRPSYAASLPPEDTHPAPRSLDQTFSPPVIPVRCSSAMATSAKRKQEETHLKMLREMTSLPANRKCFDCDQRGPTYVNMTVGSFVCTTCSGILRGLNPPHRVKSISMTTFTQQEIEFLQKHSNEVCKHIWLGLYDDRTSVVPDFREPQKVKEFLQEKYEKKRWYVPPDQARAVASVQASVSGSSASSTGSTPEVQPLKTLQLNKTPLRQSPGLGRSQAHSAAQEKKFDLLSDLGGDIFAAPPTQTASSSNFANFAHFPSQSAPQGNSNTNFANFEAFGNTAIPSHLSTSPPSKSFSSGGGVPIPSMSSAVPAQSQTGSRTEDRYAALAELDNELSSSASTGSNVQGNLFGPVLGSSPAQNPPVLPSMQPGFGAVPSTNPFVAAAVAPEMATNPFQTNGRAPAAASFGTGSMSMPAGFGNASSYCLPTSFSGNFQQQFPGQAPIPYAQPGAYHPQSNGPAFPVYSQNKPSMTPFGQPMAGPGMSNNPFMAGAPAGSFPSGGSSTNPFL, from the exons ATGGCGCCGGTGTTTGTGAAGCTGCTCTGTTTCCCACAGTTTCCCTGTAGAAGAAGCGGTTTGTCAGTCGCCCAGTCTCCCCCCGATAGACCTCTCAGCAAGGTGTCTGCCTGGCCACGGCCGTCGTACGCGGCAAGCCTGCCCCCCGAGGACACCCACCCTGCCCCCCGGTCCCTCGACCAAACTTTTTCCCCCCCGGTGATACCAGTCCGCTGTTCTTCGGCCATGGCGACGAGCGCGAAGCGAAAGCAGGAGGAGACTCATCTGAAGATGCTCCGGGAAATGACTAGCCTGCCCGCGAATAGGAAATGCTTCGACTGCGACCAGCGCGGCCCGACCTATGTCAACATGACAGTGGGCTCCTTCGTCTGTACCACCTGCTCTGGGATCTT GCGAGGACTGAATCCCCCACACAGAGTGAAGTCCATCTCTATgaccacattcacacagcaggAAATTGAGTTcctacagaaacacagcaatgaG GTCTGTAAACACATCTGGTTGGGCCTCTATGACGACAGGACATCAGTTGTTCCAGATTTCCGAGAACCACAGAAAGTAAAAGAGTTCCTTCAGGAAAAATACGAAAAGAAAAGATG GTATGTTCCTCCAGACCAGGCAAGGGCAGTAGCGAGTGTCCAGGCCTCTGTGTCCGGCTCCTCAGCCAGCAGCACTGGCAGCACCCCAGAAGTGCAACCCCTCAAAACCTTGCAGCTCAACAAAACCCCTCTGCGCCAG TCTCCAGGGCTAGGTCGTTCGCAGGCCCACAGCGCTGCTCAGGAGAAGAAATTTGACTTGCTCTCAGACCTGGGAGGAGACATCTTTGCTGCTCCACCCACTCAAACTGCCAGCTCTTCCAACTTTGCCAACTTTGCACATTTTCCAAGCCAATCGG CACCTCAGGGTAATTCAAACACCAACTTTGCCAACTTTGAGGCATTTGGAAACACTGCAATTCCATCCCATCTGAGCACGTCACCCCCCTCAAAGTCCTTTTCATCAG GGGGAGGTGTGCCAATTCCGTCAATGTCTAGTGCCGTCCCTGCCCAGTCCCAGACAGGGAGCCGCACAGAGGATCGCTATGCTGCTCTGGCTGAGTTAGACAACGAGCTCAGCTCTTCTGCCTCCACAGGCAGCAATGTGCAAGG GAACCTATTTGGACCAGTACTTGGTTCATCGCCAGCCCAGAATCCACCTGTGTTACCCAGCATGCAGCCTGGCTTTGGAG CCGTCCCATCCACAAATCCCtttgttgctgcagctgttgcCCCGGAGATGGCCACCAACCCTTTCCAGACCAATGGCAGAGCtccagctgcag CCTCGTTCGGTACTGGCTCTATGAGCATGCCTGCCGGCTTTGGGAATGCATCTTCCTACTGCCTCCCGACCAGTTTCAGCGGAAACTTCCAGCAGCAATTCCCTGGCCAGGCCCCCATCCCTTACGCTCAGCCTGGGGCCTACCACCCTCAGTCTAATG GCCCTGCATTCCCAGTCTACAGTCAGAACAAGCCCTCCATGACGCCCTTTGGGCAGCCCATGGCTGGCCCTGGCATGTCCAATAACCCATTCATG GCAGGAGCCCCAGCTGGCTCATTCCCTTCAGGGGGTTCATCCACCAACCCTTTCCTGTAG
- the agfg1b gene encoding arf-GAP domain and FG repeat-containing protein 1b isoform X2 encodes MAPVFVKLLCFPQFPCRRSGLSVAQSPPDRPLSKVSAWPRPSYAASLPPEDTHPAPRSLDQTFSPPVIPVRCSSAMATSAKRKQEETHLKMLREMTSLPANRKCFDCDQRGPTYVNMTVGSFVCTTCSGILRGLNPPHRVKSISMTTFTQQEIEFLQKHSNEVCKHIWLGLYDDRTSVVPDFREPQKVKEFLQEKYEKKRWYVPPDQARAVASVQASVSGSSASSTGSTPEVQPLKTLQLNKTPLRQSPGLGRSQAHSAAQEKKFDLLSDLGGDIFAAPPTQTASSSNFANFAHFPSQSGGGVPIPSMSSAVPAQSQTGSRTEDRYAALAELDNELSSSASTGSNVQGNLFGPVLGSSPAQNPPVLPSMQPGFGAVPSTNPFVAAAVAPEMATNPFQTNGRAPAAASFGTGSMSMPAGFGNASSYCLPTSFSGNFQQQFPGQAPIPYAQPGAYHPQSNGPAFPVYSQNKPSMTPFGQPMAGPGMSNNPFMAGAPAGSFPSGGSSTNPFL; translated from the exons ATGGCGCCGGTGTTTGTGAAGCTGCTCTGTTTCCCACAGTTTCCCTGTAGAAGAAGCGGTTTGTCAGTCGCCCAGTCTCCCCCCGATAGACCTCTCAGCAAGGTGTCTGCCTGGCCACGGCCGTCGTACGCGGCAAGCCTGCCCCCCGAGGACACCCACCCTGCCCCCCGGTCCCTCGACCAAACTTTTTCCCCCCCGGTGATACCAGTCCGCTGTTCTTCGGCCATGGCGACGAGCGCGAAGCGAAAGCAGGAGGAGACTCATCTGAAGATGCTCCGGGAAATGACTAGCCTGCCCGCGAATAGGAAATGCTTCGACTGCGACCAGCGCGGCCCGACCTATGTCAACATGACAGTGGGCTCCTTCGTCTGTACCACCTGCTCTGGGATCTT GCGAGGACTGAATCCCCCACACAGAGTGAAGTCCATCTCTATgaccacattcacacagcaggAAATTGAGTTcctacagaaacacagcaatgaG GTCTGTAAACACATCTGGTTGGGCCTCTATGACGACAGGACATCAGTTGTTCCAGATTTCCGAGAACCACAGAAAGTAAAAGAGTTCCTTCAGGAAAAATACGAAAAGAAAAGATG GTATGTTCCTCCAGACCAGGCAAGGGCAGTAGCGAGTGTCCAGGCCTCTGTGTCCGGCTCCTCAGCCAGCAGCACTGGCAGCACCCCAGAAGTGCAACCCCTCAAAACCTTGCAGCTCAACAAAACCCCTCTGCGCCAG TCTCCAGGGCTAGGTCGTTCGCAGGCCCACAGCGCTGCTCAGGAGAAGAAATTTGACTTGCTCTCAGACCTGGGAGGAGACATCTTTGCTGCTCCACCCACTCAAACTGCCAGCTCTTCCAACTTTGCCAACTTTGCACATTTTCCAAGCCAATCGG GGGGAGGTGTGCCAATTCCGTCAATGTCTAGTGCCGTCCCTGCCCAGTCCCAGACAGGGAGCCGCACAGAGGATCGCTATGCTGCTCTGGCTGAGTTAGACAACGAGCTCAGCTCTTCTGCCTCCACAGGCAGCAATGTGCAAGG GAACCTATTTGGACCAGTACTTGGTTCATCGCCAGCCCAGAATCCACCTGTGTTACCCAGCATGCAGCCTGGCTTTGGAG CCGTCCCATCCACAAATCCCtttgttgctgcagctgttgcCCCGGAGATGGCCACCAACCCTTTCCAGACCAATGGCAGAGCtccagctgcag CCTCGTTCGGTACTGGCTCTATGAGCATGCCTGCCGGCTTTGGGAATGCATCTTCCTACTGCCTCCCGACCAGTTTCAGCGGAAACTTCCAGCAGCAATTCCCTGGCCAGGCCCCCATCCCTTACGCTCAGCCTGGGGCCTACCACCCTCAGTCTAATG GCCCTGCATTCCCAGTCTACAGTCAGAACAAGCCCTCCATGACGCCCTTTGGGCAGCCCATGGCTGGCCCTGGCATGTCCAATAACCCATTCATG GCAGGAGCCCCAGCTGGCTCATTCCCTTCAGGGGGTTCATCCACCAACCCTTTCCTGTAG
- the fbxo36b gene encoding F-box only protein 36b, whose product MASLLTDPLFEISGRGPPPNKNFYHFTVTKSDVIWRWWKISLRTVDRYSKPGELRESHQDFLDDTLLQSEVSMVFGRRILLYTKALCQGHYDYLEHLSDSLLLRIINYLELEDVGQLGRTSRRFRQLCGSEEFWEQAVRRCCNTVSVEVASLALEVGWRSIFFTSKLHLQKLISRRRLKTEEQQEGQVSDPDKEAEESPDESSETNQMSISEEESHPGIIPDLSLGTGTGTGSGFDASSCCDVDPDTNHELEAGSDSSESVPDQCLEDIKHCGVETLAQSSPLRNGRGDCSTEPNKTQS is encoded by the exons ATGGCGTCTCTTTTAACAGACCCCTTGTTTGAAATCTCTGGACGGGGTCCTCCACCTAATAAGaatttttaccattttactGTCACCAAGTCAGAT GTGATATGGAGATGGTGGAAGATATCTCTGAGAACTGTGGACAGGTACTCCAAGCCTGGGGAGCTGAGGGAGTCTCACCAGGACTTCTTGGATGACACTTTGCTACAGA GTGAGGTCAGTATGGTTTTTGGCCGTCGAATCTTGCTGTACACCAAGGCTTTGTGCCAAGGCCATTATGATTATCTGGAGCACCTGTCTGACTCCTTACTCCTGCGGATAATAAATTATCTAGAACTAGAGGATGTGGGCCAGCTTGGACGAACATCACGTAGGTTCAGGCAG CTATGTGGGTCAGAGGAGTTTTGGGAGCAGGCAGTGCGGCGGTGCTGCAACACAGTTTCAGTTGAGGTGGCGTCCCTGGCACTTGAGGTGGGCTGGCGCAGCATCTTCTTCACAAGCAAGCTACATCTGCAGAAGCTGATCAGCCGCAGGAGGCTAAAGACAGAGGAGCAACAGGAAGGACAAGTCTCTGACCCAGATAAAGAGGCAGAGGAATCTCCTGATGAAAGCTCAGAGACAAACCAGATGTCCATTTCTGAGGAGGAATCTCACCCTGGCATTATCCCTGATCTGAGCCTTGGCACTGGCACTGGCACTGGCTCTGGCTTTGACGCCAGTTCTTGCTGTGATGTTGATCCTGACACCAACCATGAACTAGAGGCTGGCTCTGATTCCAGTGAGTCTGTGCCTGACCAATGCTTGGAGGACATAAAGCACTGTGGGGTGGAAACATTGGCGCAGAGCAGTCCACTGAGGAATGGTAGAGGAGACTGCAGTACAgagccaaacaaaacacagagttaa
- the grk7a gene encoding rhodopsin kinase grk7a, translated as MCDMGGLDNLVANTAYLKAQGGDDKEMKKRRRSLSLPKPEQCNTARASLDKDFTSICERQPIGKKFFRDFLANTSEFKLAADFLDELYDWDLAEGATKDKARQNILNKYCKADSKTFLSFLTGEPAEKCKSVTDANFEEVMKSKVQEGVRDFLKGKPFTDYQASPFFDKFLQWKEYEKQPISDKYFYEFRTLGKGGFGEVCAVQVKNTGQMYACKKLCKKRLKKKGGEKMALLEKQILEKVNSLFLVNLAYAYDTKTHLCLVMTLMNGGDLKYHIYNIGYDGKGVDKGIEMKRIIHYTAQITTGILHLHAMDIVYRDMKPENVLLDSQGQCRLSDLGLAIELVAGKTVTQMAGTGAYMAPEILSKTPYRTSVDWWALGCSIYEMVAGYTPFKGPEAKKEKVEKEEVQRRILNEEPKWEHKCFDAPTKDIIQQFLKKKIEERLGMKNDMDDPRKHEWFKAINFPRLEAGLVDPPWVPKPNVVYAKDTGDIAEFSEIKGIEFDAKDDKFFKEFSSGAVPIQWQQEMIDTGLFDELNDPNRKEGGGDPDDEKKSGTCILL; from the exons ATGTGTGACATGGGGGGACTGGATAACCTGGTGGCCAACACGGCCTACCTAAAAGCTCAGGGTGGGGATGACAAGGAGATGAAAAAGCGCCGTCGCAGCTTGTCTCTTCCCAAGCCTGAGCAATGTAATACAGCACGAGCTTCCCTTGACAAGGACTTTACATCAATTTGTGAAAGGCAGCCTATTGGCAAAAAGTTTTTCCGTGACTTCCTGGCAAATACCAGCGAATTTAAGCTTGCTGCTGATTTCCTGGATGAGCTGTATGACTGGGATCTGGCTGAAGGTGCAACAAAAGACAAGGCACGCCAAAACATCCTCAACAAGTATTGTAAGGCTGACTCCAAGACCTTCCTGTCGTTTCTTACCGGGGAGCCTGCTGAGAAGTGCAAGTCTGTGACAGATGCCAACTTTGAGGAGGTGATGAAAAGCAAAGTCCAGGAAGGTGTAAGAGATTTTCTGAAAGGCAAACCCTTCACAGATTACCAGGCCAGCCCATTCTTTGATAAATTCCTCCAGTGGAAAGAGTATGAGAAACAGCCCATCAGTGACAAATACTTCTATGAGTTTAGAACTCTGGGAAAAGGAGGCTTCGGAGAG GTATGTGCTGTTCAGGTGAAGAACACAGGCCAGATGTATGCCTGCAAGAAGTTGTGTAAAAAGCGATTGAAGAAGAAGGGTGGTGAGAAGATGGCCCTGTTGGAGAAGCAGATCTTGGAGAAGGTTAACAGCCTGTTTCTGGTCAACTTGGCCTACGCTTATGACACCAAGACCCACCTGTGCCTTGTCATGACCTTGATGAATGGAGGAGACCTCAAGTACCACATTTACAACATAGGTTATGATGGCAAAGGTGTGGATAAGGGCATTGAGATGAAGCGCATAATCCATTACACAGCGCAGATCACCACCGGCATTCTGCATCTGCACGCCATGGATATCGTATACCGTGATATGAAGCCGGAGAATGTTTTGCTGGATAGCCAAGGCCAGTGCCGACTTTCAGATTTGGGTCTGGCCATAGAGCTTGTTGCAGGGAAGACTGTTACCCAGATG GCTGGTACTGGAGCATACATGGCCCCTGAGATCCTGTCCAAAACGCCATACAGGACATCAGTGGACTGGTGGGCCCTTGGCTGCAGTATCTATGAGATGGTGGCTGGCTACACACCTTTCAAAGGCCCTGAGGCCAAGaaggagaaggtggagaaggaggaggtgcagCGTCGCATTCTCAACGAGGAGCCTAAGTGGGAGCACAAATGCTTTGATGCTCCCACCAAGGACATCATCCAACAATTCCTCAAGAAGAAAATTGAGGAGCGCCTTGGCATGAA GAACGACATGGATGATCCCCGGAAGCATGAGTGGTTCAAGGCCATCAACTTCCCTCGTCTGGAGGCCGGGCTGGTTGATCCTCCTTGGGTGCCGAAGCCCAATGTTGTCTACGCCAAGGACACCGGAGATATTGCTGAATTCTCTGAGATCAAGGGCATCGAGTTTGACGCCAAGGACGACAAATTCTTCAAGGAGTTTAGCTCTGGCGCTGTCCCCATCCAGTGGCAGCAGGAGATGATTGACACTGGACTGTTTGACGAGCTGAATGATCCCAACAGGAAAGAAGGTGGAGGAGATCCTGATGACGAAAAGAAGTCCGGCACATGTATATTGCTGTGA